The window tgtcaattaagacaacagtcgttaagccacgtcaaaggcctttgggcggcttgaacaactttgacactaggttgaccactaaccatacgataagaagaagaataccaTCTGTATGAATGTATTGCAAAACGTAAGTAAATGTCTTTATCATTCGATTTTATGACATAGTGATTGAAAGTAATGCGTTGTTTTAAAGACCGCCGATTCATCAATTGTCACCAAGTTGAGTACTTTGCCGGGGTCAATTGCATGTAATGTTATCATTTACCTTCGTTTATAATGCATTTCCTTTGCATATTATTGTTAATGTATATTCCTGTATATTTTTCGAGAATTAACTCGTTCTGCACGTAATAACAGTTTGTACTGGCTGCATTAAACTCGGTATCACATTACATTttctgtttaattaataatgtcaaTCATGATTAGGTATTCATAATAGTACAACTTTTACATGAAAAAATGAAgttgactgtctccgtggctcagtggtttaggtcgccacgccaccaatgcgtcgggaggtcgtgggttagattcccacacgggacaattatttgagcgatccacaaatatttgtttcgggtctggttgcattttgtgtccgttgtttgtattattgtaaaagtccccgcggcacaagagcaattcttagtgcgcgagttgtctttttgaaaaaagcaataaaataataacctccttttttatttacctaaacTCCTGGGCATATTATGCAAAGCCATTTTTTTCGAcgaaattaaatagattttatcgATCGCAGAAGAATAGATTTGAAAACACCATTATAGCGCGAGGTGTATAATCTATGACACCGAAGGGAGGGCTTTGATATTCAAATTGGTTCAGAAATCAGGCGCGTCATCTCGCTCTATAATGAGGCGTGGAATGACAAACTACCCTCTTTCATCACCGCCCACTAATGGTCAATATAATGAACACTGGGAACGTTAACATCCGTATCCGGCAACTTATGATAAATGCAGATGCGAGCGATACTGTAACCTATTCTATTGTGCAGTTTTTGTGCTCTGAAGGATTTCCCACGATCACATAGGCCATCGAAATAATAGACGGAGAGTATTCGTGACCGAGcgttatttatcaaataaaaattattgacgTATTAAACAGTGAAACATTCTTATATTGtagcttgtaaataaaaataaaacatgcgCATTTTTATTGCGCCTAATGTGTAAAAAGTTTGATAGGTGCATAAGACACtacatactcgtatattattaagtacatCCGAATACGCCTACATTTACATCACGGCATACTTACAGGTCTACAGGGTTCCATGCAtactttattaaattgaaaaatgtatgaCCAAGAGCTGGTATGATGTGCCGTTGTCATAATCTCCTGTTCCCGTTAGTCAACCGCATCAATGCCAGTGTGATTGATGAACCCTTTATTGTGCTTCCCAAATTGTATAAGAACATACCACGCTTAAAGATATTAAAGCTataattaagtactttattaCCTTCAAAGATTTATACGCTAGGAGCAATCAATGCAGTTTTACAAGCATCTTCGACAATTACTGATTGTATAATTGTTAGTTAGGTAATTTGGACGCACGATGAGATATTTATGTACTACGTTTATGTTATAGCTTGGTGGTTTAATTATACTTACTGTTAATTCACTGTGCAACTAGTTAGGTTTGTTGTTAGCTCAAGAGAACATTTACGTTGGGCCGATTTATTCGCAAAGTCGCAACATTGGTTGGAAGAAGTAATAGGTAAGTACTTACCCTATTCCATTTTCGTTTCATGAAAAAAGAAACTGCTAAGCAATGAATATTGATCGCCTATTCCAACAGGCACTTACATAAACTTACATAGCATTTCAAAGTAGTGCATTTATTAAtacattagattttttattttgaaagcacGACCTGGAGACAGCGTTCCGATCTCATTCTGATAACTTGCTGTACAGATGTGCATCCACAGATCCTATCTATGCATTCCAGGGATGAGCAACATCTCGAAACTATATTACGTTTTACCTAAAGAAAACGTAAATAGGAACCTAATGTATAGATTTAATATTGAAGATCATAATTTAGTACACAGAATTTCTGTTTCGAAAAATTACATTGTAGAAAAGACTTTATCTTGTGCGAGAGATGGTTATCcgcatataaattaaaatgaatatttataggtaatatttatttcataaacaattcgtaggtatttaaaatcagaatatttttaacCAACTACCGTTTCGGAAAATCTTGTGCTCGTGAGAAAAAAACGGCAAAAACTCgtcatttatttttgctaaCGGGCAATAAGTACGACTATGCAGTATGTCAtccttaataaaaattaaaacgaatTATGCACGTTTCATTTAAAATCACCATTTTCTATAATCGACTGTCTAATTTAATTAGTGTTTAATTCTTAGAAAGAGCGTAAACTTTCTCTTAATATTGCAGATGTTATTGCAGTTCAGACTTGTTTATTACTTGTCTTATCACTTTTAGGAATTTAACAGCTACCACAGGTTTCAAATGagatttataatatgaatactaattgaaattattaacaTCGTCTTAACTAATATGACATTAATTTTATGTCTCCACTGAcagcattaaaatataatttgttaattgaTTATACGTAAATGTTTGTATCCTGTTTGATGTTCGTGTggaatttatattaacataataatatcgatAAGGCATCGACAGTATTATTCtttcaaaactgttattttCTAAATAGGTGTGGTGAGGAACCTTTTAAATCTTGATGACCTTTCTTTTAAATTTCTACAAAATGTTGTTCCACcgatgtacctacatattattttctaataagtaaatataatgcTCAAAACTTCAATTCATATGTTCTTCTTTCATGCCGATAGTACATAATTTGTTGGATCCATGCACCCTTAGTAAAATAgctaaatattgtattttaaaagacaattttaccGCATTAGTTATTTATCTTCGGCCTCGGTGAATTTTACAAACATCGCATcatcggacacaaagtacaatcaaacccgaaacaacaatttatgGATATCACTAAAATTTGtaccgtgtgggaatagaaTCTACGACGTACCGGTGCGCTGacagtggcgtggcgaccatcataaccactgtgccacggacgCCGTCTAAACCGGTAAATTCCTTAATCGTAGCCGCTAATGATTTTAATTCACACCCTTGAGGTTGTCAATCCCAACTTTTGTAATGAATCTATTCATTGCAATTTATAGTTAGAGGCTGGAGCTGACAAGCCAAGGTTAAGGTTGACTTGTGGAATTTCCACCTATTATGGATGAAGAATAATTGGCATTTTTTGAGATTACCTATTGTTAATATTACGATATTTAATACAGCTCTATATAGTATATTTCTAgaaagtaataataatcattgaaaaataatatggGTTAATatgccattaaaataaatgtaatttcctAATACAAAGAAGTTTGCCTTTTGTAGCACTACTAAAAATATCTCTAAACACCAACAAAAACATCGCACCCCTATTCTACTTACTTTAGTAAAATTACAAGGTAAATACTTTCTTAATATAcctaacaaatatttgaaagcataAAATGGTAGCGAACTTTATATTTCAGTGCTGGAATGCCACTTATGTTATCTATTTACATTTGAATTATTGGTTTCCATTGTTTTTactatacatacaatattttaaataattattattatggcatTGCCATCTCAATAGTGGTTATTGGGTTTACATATACTTATTACACGGTGTTGGAGCTATGCAATTGCGCATTGAAAAGAATGGAACGTTATTATACTTTTTGATCTGTCATTAGTGTCATAGCGACAGATGTTATGTCTTGATTACAATGTTTACATTTGGAAATTAAAAGATAGCAGtgttatttaatgaaaaagGTTATTTTATCTCAGAAGTCCTGTCACGTCTAAATCTTTATTACGATAGATAATGTACCCGTAGAAGAAAACGTTGAAAATCTTAAAATTCTATTGCATTGACATGCCTAACCTTAGCGGCAGTTTCGTAGACAAAGTAGTTGAAAACTGCTTTAGTTTATATAGCAATTTGCCTAAAACGGGTAAACCTATAGAGAAGGAATGGACAGTGTTgtcttgttttataaaatacgataGATCTGATGGCAGTATAGAAGTTGTATCACTAGGTACTGGTTCGAAATGTATTGGCGCCACAAAAATGTCACCAAAAGGTGATGTGCTGAACGATAGTCATGCCGAAGTGTTTGCAAGACGCGgcttattaatttacttatatgAAAACATTGCTAAAACTTTCCAAGGTGAGAGTACTATATTTGTAAGAGAGAAtgagaatttaaaattaaaagatggaatagaatttattttttactcctCACAATTACCGTGTGGCGATGCCTCTATTAATCCTAAATGTGGTGAAGAGGAATTGTATGGTGATATACTAAAGCCTCAGAAAAGACCACTAGAggcagaagaagaagaaatgaaccctaaaaaacaaaagttagaAGCTGACATTCACCGAACAGGTGCTAAATGCTTGCCTCATTGTGAACAGGACCCTAAAGAGACTGGTATGAATTACCACCTCCTTGGTCAAGTTAGAACAAAGCCTGGTAGAGGTGACAGAACACTTTCAGTGTCATGCAGTGATAAAATGGCAAAATGGATACATTTAGGTGTTCAAGGGAGCCTTTTAAATCTGATTTGTAATCcaatatacattaaatattttatttttggtgcTGGTGTTCCATATTCAGAAGAATCACTACAAAGGGCATTATTGAATAGAAATTCAGATTGTGAGATAAAGTTGGAAATAATGCCTGAGTTTTATCAGACATCTTTAGTGTTTTCAAATGTTCGCAATGAAGATAAGGTTAGACCAGCAGCTGGAAGTATTGTGTGGATGAAGTCTGATACTCAGTAAGCTACTTTgctatttaaagaaataaacttttatacgaTTGACATAGCCTTGTACTAGTAGTTATGCAAATATATCCTTTGttatagagaaaaaatataactaaggcttaatataaattttgtaacatttgttataTATTCTCATTTAAAACATGTAGGCACTTGCTTTTATTTACCTTAAGTACCTGCACTttgccagcatggtggactcaaaacctaacccctccctcattatgggaggagacccttgcccagcagtgggacagtaatgggttaaatttatttattaaattaaacttattacttaaaatactgaTTTACTTAGCTTGTAGATTCCATAGTATactctataattttttttcagtactTCAGAAGTAGCAGTGCAAGGGAAAAAACTAGGAGTTACCaagaagaaaatacatttaCCCAGCAGTAgtttatgtataagtaaatataatatatatagaaaattcctcaatattgtaaatagtaatgtagaattgaaacaaaaattatgtGAAGAACATGATATTGAAAGTGTACCatataatgtaatgaaaatgaaatcTAAAAGATACTTTGATAAATGGTTAGAAGTAAAAActaagttttttaaaacatgGACTGTTAAACCTGATATGTGGGACTTCTGTATAAATACActgtaaagtatattttttattttttgtaatactaatattttctCAAATATATTGTTTCTTTTACCCAAGACTACATTGGATCAAACTAGTCAGACCATATCAAAATtatgataaacataaataagaccAGTGTAAGGTCAGTTAATTAGAAAGGTCTATCTAGTTAATAGGTAACTATTATCTCTTTATTCTTACAAGAGCTAGTAAATTTTCTGGATGTTTTGTACACGAGCTAGATTAAGAATGTATCCGTTTTTAACGAAAAACCTGAAGTTAATTGCGAGAAAAAGAGATATATTCATCCCAAGAAGAAGAAGGTTCCCAATATGTTCCTCCGTTACACACACTTACCTTTGCGCGCGACCTCACAACTGCGGTTGACGTTTATTAATTACCACGTATTTTGCATTCATTGAGTGACGAAATTTAGGTGCTAACCCACTTATAACAGCTACCTACTGCCTACTGTaaggttatttatttagaaacctgatgcatttgacatttaaatgacGTTAAATACTGATGGCGATGAGTGCAATAGTTTGAAGTAATTAGAGTCTGCACTATAAACGTTTTATATAAGTCGTTATTAATGGTGGAAATTGTTTCTGCTGTACATTCGCTAATTACGTTCGTATCTTTATACAATGTTCGGTCATTATAATTGCAGTGTTTAATCAAAGTGctgtttgaattattattagCCACGCCATTTCTGGCTTCTAAATGATTATGTATTCGGCAGTGCTTATTACGTTCTAGAAATTTCCGAAACACCCAGTTAGTTCTATGGCTTAGTTGAGTACATATTTATGGACCAGGTACAGTTGGGCTGCTATGAATAGTACTCTAGGGAGAACGTGCCTATAAACAATGCATTAGATGTAAGAAAGCTATGTAGATCCGATAGTCGGGTAACAGATAGACTTCTTAAAGCACGTAGTGGTACATTAGTATAATCCTTTATGACGTAATAGTATCAGTAATGTAatcataatttatcaaaaaacgATCATTCAGGCTTGCCGGGGATTGGCAGGGATTgatatttaatcaataataaaatattatcacgtCAGCTTAAGTGACCCCAGGGtcagttatatttataaaacaacgcCCACACACTAAGCCGTGATAAAAATCCGGGAAAGGATCACCGTTAAACAATATACGCCGTCACTCGATCACGGCGGGTGGATGCGCTTGCACCGCCACCGATGCATAAGAGCATTAACGTTTAAGTAAAACAAATGGGAACATGTCAGGTTCCGCCCACATACGCGGAACACATTATTAGTTATTGATTGTGGATTATTACAGAGACGAATGGCTCTGTTTAGTATTTTTGGGCAGATGAAGTAACGTACACGTCTGCATTACGGGAATTAGGTTCTTCAGAAATGAAATGTGTTATTTTCTTTACGTCACATCAAAGTAGGGTGCTATTAAAGTAACTGTCGGGAGTTTCAGGAAGTAGCTTGTTATCAGCTTCAGTGAGAATTCGACACCGGCCGTCGACGCTTTGTCATTATTTCGACAAGAATCAAACTGATTCGCCCGGCCCGTTCCGTGTTCAGGTTCACCCACTTTCTACCGGAaggcaattaaaaataatttgcatttcTCTTTGTGTGCATGTCAATACTTTTGTGCGATTTGTTGCAAGTTGTGTTAAAAGGAGAGCGTTAAAGATGTTAACTATGGAAGAATTGTCGCAAATTTCTGACTTATGTTCAGCACTTGCAAAGTGGTCTTTCCAACAGTAGACTGGTCTTGACAGGTGTCTAAATTAAATTGCTTGTGTTGTCAGCAGTGATCGAAAAAAGGTGTTGACAAACTGGATTCTATTTTTGGCTCAATAAGAAAATTACGACACTAATTCTTGacataattacaaacaaattaaggATGCCCTTTTTAGGCATcctcttttaaaaatgtaatctaACTAGTCTCGACgtcaaagaaataaattgagCGATCAGTTATTATGTGAGCTTTAAGGATTATCTTTGACTCGGATACCGTTACGTGATCATAAACAGGCGAAGGCTTTTTATTACTTACGCTATAAAAAACGATCATCACGTTCACtagttattagaaaataatcaaattgaTGCGAAAATAATTGTGACGTAGACTATTCGTCATCGTTGTTAGTTCTATCTATTGGCTAGTTAGATAGGTATCTATCTCTTTATAATAAGGTGTAGGTTGGTACATATAGAAGAAAACTTTGCGTTCTCGTTTTTCAAACGTCTAGTGGTATATTGTAATAGAGCGCTGAATTGTGATTGATCTACAGCCAGTCTGCCTCTTTTCCTGCATcaagacattattataaattacaacaGGGTTGATTTaactattgataaataattgtttatgcAGATGTAGTAATTCATTATTTGAAAAGACATTTGAGGTTAGATGTTCATAAGTTTCCGCTAGGCTGTGCGGGCGCAGGCGAGGGAGACAGGACAATGGCGGCGCTGCACGGTGGTCGCCCCGCTGAACAAAGGCGGTCATAAATCCGTAACTTCTTAAATTAAGgtttatttccattaaaaatggaTTTAAAGTCTATATagttacacataattattataataaacaattcgaTAAAAGttgtaacagaaataaattaataaaatgatattttaaatcaaatgttCCCTGGTTAGAAATGCTTGTGACTAAAAAATCATAGCTTTTCAGTATGGGGTTATAATGTaagtgtatataataataattaaataaaatctctaCTATATAGTGgagattttatacatacataaatatatacatattatatgtatctatatatgagccttatttgaaataaaaatcataatcacaatatatgaatatatttaccaccataataacaaaaaacaacttactataacaaaagtaaacttatatttaataaatctataacctgcttatacaatatacataatgcCCATTTTCTTACGGGGAAGTTTCCGAAGACCAGTAATAAATGGATCTGAACTAAGTAAAAGTCTATTTAATAAGTCGGTATTTGTAAGTTTTCTTGACATTTTCGAGTATGATCTCGTCTAAAggccatatatttttttgtcccCAATATATATTAGACAATACTGTGCAACTTCACCACCATGAATAAGAACTTTGTGGACGGAAGCTGGGAGATTGTACCATGGATATTCTTGAACTAGAAGTCACGCGGTTTCCAAAGTATATTCACTAAATTTTTCTGAATTAATATGAAATCCTGATGACATAGCATGCAAAATTATAGAGCAAcgatcaattaaatatttatttccaccTGTTATTTCAACTGAGATTGCAGAGTTATTAAAGAACTTTCTAGCAGTATTTCCATCGTTCGATGTCCCGCTTCCGCCACTTCGCGGTTTGTCTACTATTAAACCTAATCTAAGTCTAAATTGGTTCTGTATAAACAATTTCCTATTTTAATTTACTCCTATGCACATTTATccaatttatatcaaaacttcTACATATGTTTGATATCTTTTGTTGTAAACacttaatgtcaatattttctttatccaACAGTGGAGGTAGTATTGTTTCTATTACGTGTATACATTTTAGTCCACTTTTCCACACACAGATGaccaaatttcaaataaatgcaACCTCGAAAAGGTATATTTAATCAAAGaacctgaaaaaaaaagaaaatagtattgaTTTATGTTTCGTAGATCGTGCTACGAGAGGCTACGAGCGGGCCTGCAAAGTCGTAGAAGCGGTGTAGTACGGAGAGATGCAAATTTGTGCaaataaaagctaaatattttcaaattaactatttcgataattattttaaagtaagtctCAATCTTTCGAAATATATCGAAATATACTAAAAGTCTACATGAAATCTACTTTAGTGTAAATTTTTCTCTAAAATCTTGTGTGGCgtagcatttaaaaataatcacataataagtaaatacaggtaaaaaatacattaaaataataaaaacataccttGTTCTTGGAAATCCATATCACAAACACCactcaacaacaaaaaaatcccGAGAAATCACAATTACACAAACACGTGCGCGTGAGCCACTGATAAGGGTGTGAGTTGCGTTAATGATGCGCTCACTTCGGAAGTTCAcaaagtaatgaaaattaagtaaaatagtcggtctatttatagttttcgattgtttgtttatcgGTGTATGATGACGTGTACATAAATAGTGGTGACGTGGCAACTGACTTTTCACATTTATGACCTATGGGCGAGACCACCGTGCGCTGCTCTATAAATCATGGCAGGTGAACGTGTGCGCTGATCGTCCTCGGGCTTCGCAGGTGTttcgttttgtttgttattgtaggCCCATGTTCCGTTGT of the Anticarsia gemmatalis isolate Benzon Research Colony breed Stoneville strain chromosome 6, ilAntGemm2 primary, whole genome shotgun sequence genome contains:
- the Adat1 gene encoding adenosine deaminase, tRNA-specific 1; amino-acid sequence: MPNLSGSFVDKVVENCFSLYSNLPKTGKPIEKEWTVLSCFIKYDRSDGSIEVVSLGTGSKCIGATKMSPKGDVLNDSHAEVFARRGLLIYLYENIAKTFQGESTIFVRENENLKLKDGIEFIFYSSQLPCGDASINPKCGEEELYGDILKPQKRPLEAEEEEMNPKKQKLEADIHRTGAKCLPHCEQDPKETGMNYHLLGQVRTKPGRGDRTLSVSCSDKMAKWIHLGVQGSLLNLICNPIYIKYFIFGAGVPYSEESLQRALLNRNSDCEIKLEIMPEFYQTSLVFSNVRNEDKVRPAAGSIVWMKSDTHTSEVAVQGKKLGVTKKKIHLPSSSLCISKYNIYRKFLNIVNSNVELKQKLCEEHDIESVPYNVMKMKSKRYFDKWLEVKTKFFKTWTVKPDMWDFCINTL